A stretch of the Nitratifractor salsuginis DSM 16511 genome encodes the following:
- the hsrA gene encoding homeostatic response regulator transcription factor HsrA — protein MRILIIEDEVTLSKTLAEGLKECGYQNDVAESLADGRYYLDIRNYDLILLDWMLPDGNGVDLIPEIKEKRPKTAVIVLSARDDKESEIEALRAGADDYIKKPFDFDILLMRIEAKLRFGGSNIIEIEDLIINPEEEKIIYKGETIELKGKPFEVLTHLAMHKDQIVSKEQLLDAIWEEPELVTPNVIEVAINQIRQKMDKPLGIVTIETVRRRGYRFCFPQKA, from the coding sequence ATGCGAATTCTGATCATCGAAGATGAAGTGACCCTGAGCAAAACCCTGGCCGAAGGACTCAAAGAGTGCGGCTACCAAAACGATGTTGCCGAGAGTCTGGCCGACGGACGCTACTATCTGGATATCCGTAACTACGACCTCATCCTGCTGGATTGGATGCTGCCCGACGGCAACGGAGTGGACCTGATCCCCGAAATCAAAGAGAAACGGCCCAAAACCGCCGTCATCGTCCTCTCAGCCCGGGACGACAAAGAGAGTGAGATCGAAGCGCTCAGGGCCGGTGCCGACGATTACATCAAAAAACCCTTCGATTTCGACATTCTGCTTATGCGGATCGAAGCCAAACTCCGCTTCGGGGGCAGCAACATCATCGAGATCGAAGACTTGATCATCAATCCCGAAGAAGAGAAGATCATCTACAAAGGTGAAACCATCGAACTCAAAGGTAAACCCTTCGAAGTGCTGACCCATCTGGCGATGCACAAAGACCAGATCGTCTCCAAAGAGCAACTCCTCGACGCCATCTGGGAAGAGCCTGAGCTGGTCACACCCAACGTCATCGAAGTCGCCATCAACCAGATCCGCCAAAAGATGGACAAACCCCTGGGGATTGTCACCATTGAAACCGTCCGACGGCGGGGATATCGGTTTTGCTTTCCTCAAAAAGCCTAA
- a CDS encoding DHH family phosphoesterase: MARSLDEGRDVSASRSALEFTPKEREEFLALAAAHRSISVLSHIHPDADALGTSLGVYWMLKKAGHRVEVANATKELPRYLDFLPGFGKIKHKMDYEDSLVISCDCGSLDRLGFDLEGRKIVNIDHHPSNTRFGTLNLVRQEGVSSSEVAYRFFEPFFEIPAESAEAFYAALISDTRYFTTANVSDETFEVARELIHLGVDPGKVAQQMLQRRSLASLRILGRALESLELHLDGRVAVMTITREDLEATGARYDDLDGIVDYARSLVTVEIAILIVERPQDRKVSLRSKGADVMRIAQAFGGGGHTVAAGFETDRLSTKELVEALLKKIKEEGVLKEL, translated from the coding sequence ATGGCCCGATCTCTCGATGAAGGTCGGGATGTGAGCGCTTCCCGTTCCGCCCTGGAGTTTACGCCGAAGGAGCGTGAAGAGTTCCTCGCTTTGGCGGCAGCCCATCGCTCTATCTCAGTGCTCTCTCATATCCATCCCGATGCCGACGCTCTGGGCACTTCCCTGGGGGTCTATTGGATGCTCAAAAAGGCGGGGCATCGTGTGGAGGTGGCCAATGCCACCAAAGAGCTGCCCCGTTATCTCGACTTTCTCCCGGGATTCGGGAAGATCAAACATAAGATGGATTACGAAGACTCCCTGGTGATCAGCTGTGACTGCGGCAGCCTCGACCGTCTGGGTTTCGATCTGGAAGGCAGGAAGATCGTCAATATCGACCATCACCCCAGCAACACCCGCTTCGGGACCCTCAACCTGGTCCGCCAAGAGGGGGTGAGCAGTTCCGAAGTGGCCTATCGCTTCTTCGAACCCTTTTTCGAGATTCCCGCAGAGAGTGCCGAAGCCTTCTATGCCGCGCTTATCTCCGATACACGCTATTTCACCACGGCCAATGTCAGTGATGAGACCTTCGAAGTGGCCAGGGAGCTGATCCACCTCGGGGTCGATCCCGGCAAAGTGGCCCAGCAGATGCTCCAGCGACGCTCTCTGGCCTCTCTGCGAATCCTGGGGAGGGCCCTGGAGTCTTTGGAGCTCCATCTGGACGGCCGGGTGGCGGTGATGACTATTACCCGGGAGGATCTGGAAGCGACGGGGGCACGCTATGATGACCTGGACGGTATCGTGGATTATGCCCGTTCCCTGGTGACGGTGGAAATCGCGATCCTGATCGTGGAACGTCCCCAAGACCGCAAAGTCTCTCTCCGTTCCAAAGGGGCGGATGTGATGCGGATCGCCCAGGCCTTTGGCGGAGGCGGCCATACGGTAGCGGCCGGGTTTGAGACCGATCGGCTTTCGACCAAGGAATTGGTCGAAGCCCTACTCAAAAAGATCAAGGAAGAAGGAGTCCTGAAAGAACTATGA
- the lpxC gene encoding UDP-3-O-acyl-N-acetylglucosamine deacetylase gives MLQRTIAEPTEVVGIGLHKGDSVRLRIEPLDADSGIIFYRSELGRSIPLSPEAVIDTRMATVIGTPEGYISTIEHFLSALYAHGIDNLRVVLEGNEMPIMDGSAVSFCLLIQEAGIRSLERPKPFLKIKRPVEVRDGDKFARLEPSDRIEFDFTIDFPHPAIGRQRLYFDFTLANYMEEIARARTFGFARDIQYLQSQNLALGASLQNAIGLDEHKVLNPEGLRYPDEFVRHKILDAMGDMMVTGHNLLGRYTAFAGSHDLNHKLTLKLLADAQNYEIVALEQIRSPHYERCFA, from the coding sequence ATGCTCCAGCGCACAATAGCAGAGCCGACGGAGGTCGTCGGGATCGGTTTGCACAAAGGGGATTCGGTCCGTTTGCGGATCGAACCGCTCGATGCCGACAGCGGGATCATTTTCTATCGCAGCGAGCTGGGGCGGAGCATCCCCCTTTCACCCGAAGCGGTGATCGATACCCGGATGGCGACGGTGATCGGTACGCCTGAGGGCTACATCTCCACCATCGAACATTTCCTCTCCGCGCTCTACGCCCACGGCATCGACAATCTGCGGGTCGTGTTGGAGGGCAACGAAATGCCCATTATGGACGGCAGTGCCGTCTCCTTCTGCCTCTTGATCCAGGAGGCGGGGATCCGATCCCTGGAGCGTCCCAAGCCCTTTTTGAAGATCAAGCGTCCCGTAGAGGTTCGTGACGGAGACAAGTTTGCCCGGCTGGAACCCTCTGACAGGATCGAATTCGACTTCACCATCGACTTCCCCCACCCGGCGATCGGTCGGCAGCGTCTCTATTTCGATTTCACCTTGGCCAATTATATGGAGGAGATCGCCCGGGCCCGGACCTTCGGCTTCGCCCGGGACATACAGTATCTCCAGAGCCAGAACCTCGCTCTGGGTGCCAGCCTCCAGAATGCCATCGGCCTGGATGAGCACAAGGTCCTCAACCCCGAGGGGCTGCGCTACCCCGATGAGTTCGTCCGCCACAAGATCCTCGATGCGATGGGAGATATGATGGTCACGGGCCACAACCTCCTGGGCCGCTACACTGCATTCGCCGGAAGCCACGATCTCAACCACAAGCTCACGCTCAAGCTCCTGGCCGATGCGCAAAACTATGAGATCGTCGCCCTCGAGCAGATCCGCAGTCCCCACTATGAGCGGTGCTTTGCCTAA
- the nadC gene encoding carboxylating nicotinate-nucleotide diphosphorylase — MTVEQRLKEEFVRRAVEEDLGRGDLFARISESKEISAVIVAKSEGVFAGREYIDVFGELYPLKLEWMREDGESFAPGDRLLVLWGDARDLLALERSILDMALHASGIATLTARYVAAMEGTECVLLDTRKTRPGLRAFEKYAVRCGGGQNHRMGLDDCLMLKDTHLRAIEDLEGFMKRVRRQIPFTAKIEIECEDLEMSRRAMEAGADIVMCDNMTPEQIREVVALRNEHFPHVLLEASGNITLKTIRSVAETGVDAVSSGSIIHQAVWPDLSMKVGM; from the coding sequence ATGACCGTCGAGCAGCGTCTGAAAGAGGAGTTCGTCCGCCGGGCGGTCGAAGAGGATCTGGGGCGGGGAGACCTCTTCGCCCGGATCAGCGAATCCAAAGAGATTTCGGCGGTGATCGTGGCCAAGAGCGAGGGAGTTTTCGCCGGACGGGAGTATATTGATGTTTTCGGGGAGCTCTATCCGCTTAAGCTGGAGTGGATGCGCGAAGATGGAGAATCCTTCGCCCCCGGTGATCGGCTCCTGGTGTTGTGGGGAGATGCCAGAGATCTGCTTGCCCTGGAGCGTTCTATCCTCGATATGGCTCTGCACGCCAGCGGGATCGCCACCCTGACCGCCCGCTACGTGGCGGCGATGGAGGGGACGGAGTGCGTCCTCCTCGACACCCGCAAGACCCGTCCCGGACTGCGGGCTTTTGAAAAGTATGCTGTGCGCTGCGGCGGGGGGCAGAACCATCGGATGGGGTTGGATGACTGCCTGATGCTCAAGGATACCCACCTTCGGGCCATCGAGGATCTGGAAGGGTTTATGAAGCGGGTCCGCCGCCAAATCCCTTTTACCGCCAAGATCGAGATCGAATGCGAAGATCTGGAGATGAGCCGCCGGGCGATGGAAGCGGGAGCCGATATCGTGATGTGCGACAATATGACGCCCGAGCAGATTCGCGAAGTGGTGGCGCTGCGAAACGAGCACTTCCCCCACGTCCTGCTGGAAGCCAGCGGCAACATCACCCTCAAGACGATCCGTTCCGTTGCCGAGACCGGCGTGGATGCGGTGAGCTCGGGCAGCATTATCCATCAGGCGGTATGGCCCGATCTCTCGATGAAGGTCGGGATGTGA
- the plsY gene encoding glycerol-3-phosphate 1-O-acyltransferase PlsY, whose translation MELLSNLNIQLYLAAYLIGSIPFGYLLAKNFAGVDVKQEGSGNIGATNVLRVLKQRDPALAKKLGAATLFLDAIKGVVILLIAKMLGASPSTLWTIAVLAVWGHCFSIFLGFDGGKGVATGFGVLLFLLPIPTLIALAAWAVAAKTLKISSLSSLIALAALMIASYLLYPEGVPGIGTHAPVWIIALTVLYKHIPNLIRLFNKEEAPVA comes from the coding sequence ATGGAACTGCTCAGTAATCTAAACATCCAGCTCTATCTCGCCGCCTATCTGATCGGCAGTATCCCCTTCGGCTACCTCCTGGCCAAAAATTTTGCCGGAGTGGATGTCAAACAGGAGGGCAGCGGCAACATCGGAGCCACCAACGTCCTTCGGGTCCTCAAGCAGCGGGACCCGGCTTTGGCCAAGAAACTGGGAGCCGCCACCCTCTTCCTCGATGCGATCAAAGGGGTTGTAATCCTCCTCATCGCCAAGATGCTGGGGGCTTCCCCCTCCACCCTCTGGACCATCGCCGTCCTGGCGGTCTGGGGGCACTGTTTCAGTATCTTCCTCGGCTTCGACGGAGGCAAGGGAGTCGCCACGGGCTTCGGGGTGCTGCTCTTCCTGCTCCCCATCCCGACCCTGATCGCTCTGGCCGCCTGGGCCGTCGCCGCCAAGACCCTCAAAATCTCTTCCCTCTCTTCCCTGATCGCCCTGGCCGCGCTGATGATCGCCTCCTATCTCCTTTATCCCGAAGGGGTCCCCGGCATCGGCACCCACGCCCCGGTCTGGATCATCGCTCTGACGGTGCTCTATAAGCACATTCCCAACCTCATCCGCCTCTTCAACAAAGAGGAGGCCCCCGTCGCATGA
- the nadA gene encoding quinolinate synthase NadA, whose product MSIDYRAEIERLKKELPVTVVAHYYQRDEVFEMADITGDSLELARKCKADDNPWVVFCGVGFMGQSVKVIAPEKRVLMPKVACCAMARMIDSSYYEETVETIEKGGVSREDLLPITYINSDATVKAKVGKMGGLVCTSSNAVRIIEKGLESGKKILFVPDRCLGQNVANMMGLKSCVVGEEGCDPKEADVLCFNGFCSVHQLFTVDDVNFYRRKYPGIKIAVHPECDPKVVQAADFVGSTSQLIKYVNELDPEQKVAVGTEYNLVHRMRPKNTYVLSSTKPECPTMNETTLEDLYRTLKSIEEGQPLNEIHVDGETVHYARLALERMLEIK is encoded by the coding sequence ATGAGTATCGATTATCGCGCCGAGATCGAGCGCCTGAAAAAAGAGTTGCCGGTCACTGTGGTGGCCCACTATTACCAGCGGGACGAGGTCTTCGAGATGGCGGACATTACCGGAGACAGCCTGGAGCTGGCCCGCAAATGCAAGGCGGACGATAACCCCTGGGTAGTCTTCTGCGGCGTAGGATTTATGGGGCAGAGCGTGAAGGTGATTGCCCCCGAGAAGCGGGTCCTGATGCCCAAGGTCGCCTGCTGTGCGATGGCGCGGATGATCGACAGCAGCTATTACGAGGAGACGGTCGAAACGATCGAGAAGGGCGGGGTGAGCCGGGAGGATCTGCTGCCCATCACCTACATCAACTCCGACGCCACCGTCAAAGCCAAGGTAGGCAAGATGGGCGGCCTGGTCTGCACCAGCTCCAACGCCGTCAGGATCATCGAAAAGGGGCTGGAGAGCGGCAAGAAGATTCTCTTCGTCCCCGACCGCTGCCTGGGGCAGAATGTGGCCAATATGATGGGGCTCAAATCCTGCGTGGTGGGCGAAGAGGGGTGCGACCCCAAAGAGGCGGATGTGCTCTGCTTCAACGGATTTTGCTCCGTGCACCAGCTCTTTACCGTGGACGATGTGAACTTCTACCGCCGCAAATACCCGGGTATTAAGATCGCCGTCCATCCCGAGTGTGACCCCAAAGTGGTCCAGGCGGCCGATTTCGTCGGCTCTACTTCCCAGCTCATCAAATACGTCAACGAACTGGACCCCGAGCAGAAGGTGGCGGTGGGGACCGAGTACAACCTGGTCCACCGGATGCGCCCGAAGAACACTTATGTCCTCTCCTCCACCAAACCGGAGTGCCCCACGATGAACGAAACCACCCTCGAGGATCTCTACCGGACTCTCAAGTCCATCGAGGAGGGGCAGCCGCTGAACGAGATCCACGTCGATGGGGAGACGGTGCACTACGCCCGCCTGGCCCTCGAACGTATGCTGGAGATCAAATGA
- a CDS encoding DUF448 domain-containing protein: MPVKKYPIRMCIACRNREPQHTLIRIQFESGQVMPYRGFGRSSYICRSCSQDSKRIKQLSKRFRIQEDVLVKLLKECTTDG, from the coding sequence ATGCCCGTGAAAAAATATCCTATTCGAATGTGTATTGCCTGCAGAAACAGAGAACCCCAACATACATTAATCCGAATACAGTTTGAAAGCGGTCAGGTCATGCCCTATCGCGGTTTCGGTCGGAGCAGTTACATCTGCCGCTCCTGCAGTCAGGACTCGAAGAGGATCAAACAACTGTCAAAACGTTTTCGCATCCAAGAAGACGTTCTTGTCAAGCTACTAAAGGAGTGCACTACTGATGGGTGA
- a CDS encoding sensor histidine kinase, translated as MLSSKSLRLNFLIKLTASMVVLLIFFSLILSTYINYGVETSLRSSLIKQANYLFAKYPNLEEAIQKQDPLLRQTLKINAKIVSLPGGSYKPRHFRQIRKGNRTYLEGYFPYRFQQQLYLVLSRDITLQKRLQNQVFQAIIFMNILAMGLIILYAFFLSKMLLSPIRYFSQKLEKMNENILEPLDLEKIPLEFRPLGQSINKLITRIKSFLLYKKELFVGTAHELKTPLAVIKTRSQVTLMKRSKSQESLEQTIRENVSTVDDMNRIISAILEFGRAEGAQFEPPVTLDLMEFLHKKAEEYALLAEASGKTLRYRLTPKQLKGRFQPLLLTQILQNLVQNALRFTPEGGTVRFFSYLKENHLVIKIRDEGPGIDESVDLFAPFKRSQDSPGAGLGLFLVKSAADALGAEVRLQNRRDGRGTVATLILPLENLDS; from the coding sequence TTGCTTTCCTCAAAAAGCCTAAGACTCAATTTCCTCATCAAGCTCACCGCCTCGATGGTGGTGCTGCTGATCTTTTTTTCCCTGATTCTTTCCACCTACATCAACTACGGCGTGGAGACAAGCCTGCGCTCCTCTTTGATCAAGCAGGCCAACTATCTCTTCGCCAAATACCCCAACCTGGAAGAGGCGATCCAAAAGCAGGACCCTCTGCTGCGGCAAACCCTGAAGATCAACGCAAAAATCGTTTCACTGCCCGGGGGGAGCTATAAACCTCGCCACTTTCGGCAGATCCGGAAGGGAAACCGGACCTATCTCGAAGGTTATTTCCCCTACCGTTTTCAGCAGCAGCTCTATCTCGTCCTTAGCAGAGATATCACCTTGCAAAAACGCCTTCAAAACCAGGTCTTTCAAGCCATTATCTTTATGAATATCCTGGCGATGGGGCTGATCATCCTCTACGCCTTTTTCCTCTCCAAAATGCTCCTGTCTCCCATCCGCTACTTTTCCCAGAAACTGGAGAAGATGAACGAAAACATCCTCGAACCGCTGGATCTCGAGAAGATCCCTTTGGAATTCCGCCCTCTGGGGCAATCCATCAACAAACTCATCACCCGGATCAAGAGTTTTCTCCTCTATAAAAAAGAGCTCTTCGTCGGCACCGCCCACGAGCTCAAAACCCCCCTGGCCGTCATCAAAACCCGCAGCCAGGTCACTTTGATGAAACGTTCCAAATCCCAGGAAAGCCTGGAGCAGACAATCCGGGAAAACGTCTCCACCGTCGACGATATGAACCGGATCATCAGTGCCATCCTGGAGTTCGGTCGGGCCGAAGGGGCCCAGTTCGAGCCGCCCGTAACCCTGGACCTGATGGAATTCCTGCATAAAAAAGCCGAAGAGTACGCCCTTCTAGCCGAGGCCTCCGGAAAGACGCTACGCTACCGACTCACCCCCAAACAGCTCAAAGGGCGTTTCCAGCCGCTGCTGCTGACACAGATTCTCCAAAACCTTGTTCAGAATGCCCTGCGTTTCACTCCCGAAGGGGGGACGGTACGATTCTTCTCCTATCTTAAAGAGAATCATCTCGTCATCAAAATCCGTGACGAAGGTCCGGGGATCGACGAGTCAGTGGACCTCTTCGCCCCCTTCAAGCGCTCGCAGGACTCTCCGGGAGCGGGGCTCGGGCTTTTCCTGGTCAAGAGCGCCGCCGATGCCCTGGGGGCGGAAGTGCGGCTCCAAAACCGCCGTGACGGCCGGGGAACCGTAGCGACATTGATCCTACCGTTGGAAAATCTCGACTCCTGA
- a CDS encoding dihydroneopterin aldolase, giving the protein MKIEIREFRLEAIIGILPEERHTPQALIVDLEAEYSYAAQGFLDYAQLCELIRHILLEGKFSLLEEALLVLKERIFENYPHIDYLFLRLSKPDILSDCRVAVSESWSSVTSAHSEGSEI; this is encoded by the coding sequence ATGAAGATCGAGATCCGAGAGTTTCGCCTCGAAGCGATCATCGGCATCCTCCCCGAAGAGCGGCACACCCCCCAGGCACTGATTGTGGACCTGGAGGCCGAGTACTCCTACGCAGCTCAGGGTTTTCTCGACTACGCTCAGCTATGTGAACTGATCCGACACATCCTTCTGGAGGGAAAATTCAGCCTCCTCGAAGAGGCCCTCCTGGTCCTCAAAGAGCGGATCTTCGAGAATTATCCCCATATCGATTATCTCTTCCTACGCCTCAGCAAACCGGATATCCTCTCCGATTGCCGCGTTGCCGTAAGCGAAAGCTGGAGCTCCGTCACATCTGCTCACTCAGAAGGATCGGAGATCTGA
- the thrB gene encoding homoserine kinase: MFISVPATSANLGPGFDTLGLAIDLRNEIVIKPARFHSVSTKGEGADNPKIKKNSLFLHIFHEQYRKLTDGKRATFRFEFTNRIPISRGLGSSSAVIVSAITAAHLAAGVKYNKRKILNTALRYEHHPDNITPAVMGGFNVACLEGERVYSKKRRLPSYLRAVLVVPDRTISTNRSRNVLPKMYTKEEVVYSLSRAAYMTALFMSESWDLLRIAAKDKIHQERRMRMMPELFEVQKTALDHGALMSTLSGSGSTFFNLAYADDAKKLAAVLAERFPQFRIMTHGLDNVGVIGKS; encoded by the coding sequence GTGTTTATCAGCGTCCCCGCCACGAGTGCCAACCTGGGCCCGGGTTTCGATACCCTGGGCCTGGCCATCGATCTGCGTAATGAGATCGTCATCAAACCCGCCCGCTTTCACAGTGTCTCGACCAAAGGGGAGGGCGCCGACAACCCCAAGATCAAAAAGAATTCCCTTTTTCTTCATATCTTTCACGAGCAATACCGGAAACTCACCGACGGGAAACGGGCCACTTTCCGTTTCGAATTTACCAACCGAATCCCCATCTCCCGGGGGCTGGGGAGCTCCTCGGCCGTGATCGTCTCCGCCATCACCGCGGCCCATCTCGCCGCGGGGGTCAAATACAACAAACGCAAAATCCTCAATACCGCTCTGCGCTACGAACACCACCCGGACAACATCACTCCTGCGGTGATGGGGGGCTTCAACGTCGCCTGCCTGGAGGGGGAGCGGGTCTACAGCAAGAAGCGGCGTCTGCCTTCCTACCTGCGTGCTGTTTTGGTGGTGCCCGACCGGACCATCTCCACCAACCGCTCCCGCAACGTCCTGCCCAAGATGTATACCAAGGAAGAGGTGGTCTACTCCCTCTCCCGGGCCGCCTATATGACGGCGCTCTTTATGAGCGAATCCTGGGACCTGCTGCGTATCGCTGCCAAGGACAAGATCCATCAGGAGCGCCGGATGCGGATGATGCCCGAGCTTTTCGAAGTGCAGAAGACCGCATTGGACCACGGGGCCTTGATGAGCACCCTCTCGGGCAGCGGCTCGACCTTCTTCAATCTGGCCTATGCGGATGATGCCAAAAAGCTCGCGGCGGTTCTCGCGGAGCGTTTTCCCCAGTTTCGGATCATGACACACGGTCTGGACAATGTGGGCGTCATAGGAAAGTCTTGA
- a CDS encoding M23 family metallopeptidase, producing MRRNYVYGRRRKKSRAWLWILLLLLIAGGAAYIYLSPKFERIPPEISLKPRFFWAPGQTIRVPIRDNQGLGSYEAILSDGSRSLTVASGQFDRPLRQETLQITLPKSTGLDLSKGHWALKIEVNDRSLWNLGRGNRAVATARVVVDTQPPRVGVVAHSPSVVRGGSGLVVFRATDAHLKRVYVQVGKKEFQVLPYRAKGYWATLLAWPFRDEIFAPTIVAVDQAGNRTEQPIGFERIDRSYRVSWIKLSDRFLQGKIAEIARLDPEIAALSDPLKRFKAVNEDLRQKNEALIHHYTSKPTAVDFSRWRLRAFYPLKSAKRVADFGDERHYYYRDRNREVSRSWHLGYDLASTRHAPIISSNPATVVFAGFNGIYGNMPILDHGFGLYTLYGHCSSVLVSEGEHVRAGQVIARTGKTGLALGDHLHFGILVQGVEVWPMDWMKQNWIKSHIDGVFREADRIIGKK from the coding sequence ATGAGAAGAAACTATGTTTACGGGCGGCGCAGAAAGAAGAGCCGGGCCTGGCTGTGGATTTTACTGCTTTTGCTGATTGCCGGAGGGGCCGCCTATATTTACCTCTCCCCCAAATTCGAACGTATCCCTCCGGAGATTTCACTGAAGCCCCGATTTTTCTGGGCACCGGGGCAGACGATTCGGGTCCCGATCCGAGACAATCAGGGCTTGGGAAGTTACGAAGCGATCCTCAGCGACGGCTCCCGCTCTTTGACGGTGGCTTCCGGGCAGTTTGACCGTCCTCTTCGCCAGGAGACGCTTCAGATCACCCTCCCAAAATCGACCGGCCTCGATCTGAGCAAGGGGCACTGGGCTCTGAAGATCGAAGTAAACGATCGAAGCCTCTGGAACCTTGGGCGGGGCAATCGTGCCGTCGCGACCGCCCGGGTCGTCGTCGATACCCAGCCTCCCCGGGTGGGTGTGGTGGCCCACAGCCCCAGTGTGGTCCGCGGCGGCAGCGGCCTGGTGGTCTTCCGAGCCACGGATGCCCATCTCAAGCGGGTCTACGTCCAGGTGGGCAAAAAAGAGTTCCAGGTCCTTCCCTATCGGGCAAAAGGGTATTGGGCCACTTTGCTGGCCTGGCCCTTCCGTGATGAGATCTTCGCTCCCACGATCGTGGCGGTGGATCAGGCGGGCAACCGGACCGAGCAGCCCATCGGTTTCGAACGGATCGACCGGAGCTATCGGGTCTCCTGGATCAAACTCAGTGACCGTTTCCTGCAGGGGAAGATCGCCGAGATTGCCCGTCTCGATCCGGAAATCGCCGCCTTGAGCGATCCGCTCAAGCGTTTCAAAGCGGTCAACGAGGATCTTCGGCAAAAGAACGAAGCTTTGATCCATCACTATACCTCCAAACCCACGGCGGTGGATTTCTCCCGTTGGAGACTGCGGGCTTTCTATCCTCTCAAGAGTGCCAAGCGTGTCGCCGATTTCGGGGATGAGCGCCACTACTATTACCGTGATCGGAATCGGGAAGTCTCCCGCTCCTGGCACCTGGGGTACGATCTGGCCAGTACCCGCCACGCCCCCATCATCAGCTCCAATCCCGCCACGGTGGTCTTCGCCGGTTTCAATGGCATCTACGGCAATATGCCGATCCTCGATCACGGCTTCGGCCTCTACACCCTCTACGGGCATTGCTCTTCCGTCCTCGTCAGCGAAGGGGAGCACGTGCGTGCCGGCCAGGTGATCGCCCGCACGGGCAAGACGGGCCTGGCGCTAGGAGATCACCTCCACTTCGGCATCCTGGTCCAGGGAGTCGAGGTGTGGCCGATGGATTGGATGAAGCAGAATTGGATCAAAAGCCATATCGACGGAGTCTTCAGGGAAGCAGACCGGATCATCGGGAAGAAGTGA
- a CDS encoding MFS transporter, with translation MVNRNIITLGFVSFFTDMASAMVTSVLPIFIVYILDQGVDKLGFVVAVATFVSYAFRILFGYLSDRLQIVKPFVVAGYLISAVTKPMLALAHSWQDVAALRGLERVGKAVRAATKDSLISAYSEGKSGRSFGFHKMMDVAGEMSGALIAFALLYWVGKSEAVFRELFAWTLLPGVLAVILVIFFVKDVPYKKKEKKPFDWKADKKLLPVLFLYFLFIFFLFSDSFFIVKAKEAGIGIEFIPLLMVLYNFTQTTLSYFFGVQIDRYSPHRVLGVAMGFGIAAMGALYFDRVIVGFILLGIFTVAGLNAIRALISDEAVNKGTVYGIFYGGVALFGAAGASVIGLIWKHLGEEQAILFSLIGLSLVWILYLLNELRAQRSNRVMSNRVTE, from the coding sequence ATGGTCAATCGAAACATCATCACTCTCGGCTTCGTCAGCTTCTTTACCGATATGGCCAGCGCTATGGTCACGTCGGTGCTCCCCATTTTCATCGTCTATATCCTCGATCAGGGGGTGGACAAGCTGGGCTTTGTCGTCGCCGTCGCCACCTTTGTCTCCTACGCTTTCCGGATCCTCTTCGGCTACCTGAGCGATCGACTGCAGATCGTCAAACCCTTCGTCGTGGCCGGCTACCTCATCTCGGCCGTAACCAAACCGATGCTGGCACTCGCCCACAGTTGGCAGGATGTAGCCGCGCTGCGGGGCCTGGAGCGGGTGGGCAAGGCGGTCCGTGCCGCCACCAAAGACAGCCTCATCTCCGCCTACAGCGAAGGAAAAAGCGGCCGGAGCTTCGGTTTTCACAAGATGATGGATGTCGCCGGGGAGATGAGCGGGGCGCTGATCGCCTTCGCCCTGCTTTATTGGGTAGGAAAAAGTGAAGCGGTCTTTAGGGAACTCTTCGCCTGGACCCTCCTGCCGGGTGTGCTGGCGGTGATCCTGGTGATCTTTTTCGTCAAGGACGTGCCCTACAAAAAGAAAGAAAAGAAGCCCTTCGACTGGAAGGCTGATAAAAAGTTACTCCCTGTTTTGTTCCTCTATTTTCTCTTCATCTTTTTCCTCTTCAGCGACAGTTTCTTCATCGTCAAAGCCAAAGAGGCCGGAATCGGGATCGAATTCATCCCTCTCCTGATGGTGCTTTACAATTTCACCCAGACGACGCTTAGCTACTTCTTCGGTGTCCAGATCGACCGCTACTCTCCCCACCGCGTACTGGGCGTCGCTATGGGCTTCGGGATCGCCGCGATGGGCGCCCTCTATTTCGACCGGGTGATCGTCGGATTCATTCTGCTGGGCATTTTCACCGTTGCCGGGCTCAACGCGATTCGTGCGCTCATCAGCGACGAAGCGGTCAACAAAGGGACGGTCTACGGGATCTTTTACGGCGGCGTCGCCCTCTTCGGAGCGGCGGGAGCTTCGGTCATCGGATTGATCTGGAAACATTTAGGAGAAGAGCAAGCCATCCTCTTCTCCCTCATCGGACTGAGTCTCGTCTGGATCCTCTATCTTCTGAATGAACTCAGGGCACAACGAAGTAACCGAGTAATGAGTAATCGAGTAACCGAGTAA